In Nocardioides bizhenqiangii, the DNA window GAGCGTCATCGGAAGGGGCGCCTTGGTGTTCGGTCGCACCGAGCTCTGTCCGGGCGCGGAGGTTGCGGTCTCGGTGATGCTGCCCATCGCCACCGAGTGGTGGTTCCGACCGGTTAGTAGCGCCTGGCGAGTAGGGGCGCACAGGGCTGTGGTGTGGAAGCGGTTGAACCTCAGCCCTCCCGCGGCCAGACGTTCGGCGGTCGGCGTCTGGCAGGGACCACCGAAGGCACTGGACGCGCCGAACCCGACGTCGTCCAGGAGTATCACCAGGACGTTCGGGGCACCCTTCGGCGGGAGCAGGGGCTCAATAGGGGGAAAATTTGTTTCCGGGTCCTTGGCGTCGTAGGTCGTCAGCCCGGTCGCGGGGCGGTCGGGGATCGGCAACATCGTGCGGGCGTGATGTTCGTTCGACATCTGTCTCAGCTCCTCGTGCCTCAGCGGCCGTGCTCTGGGGGTGTCATCGCTGCCGTCCGGAGTGGCAGCGACGCAGTCGACACCACCACTTCACCGAGTCGGACGCCTCCTCCCTGACGGGTGAGCGAGGTGATGGCGACACCCGCGCAGAGATCGATCGTCGAGGCGGTCGGATCGTGAGCGCTGCCTCAGCGAGCGCAGCGGAAGCCGATGTGCGTGGTCGCAGTGTCGTCGGCTTGTGGCGATCGGGCCGCCGGCCGGTAGCGCAGGCAGTACTCGGGAGCGCACAGGTGCGAGCCGCCCTTGAGCACCCGGCGCGGGATCGTCGAACCCGGTTCGGCGCTCGCCACCGCCCGCGCCTCGTCCCGTGAGGTCGGTCCGCACCGACAGTTGTCATCGCAACCGTTCGTGGCCAGCAGATCGAGGGGCTGCTGGGCGCTTTCGGCGGGCGCGTGCCGCTCGGTATAGAAGTCGGTGGTCCATTCCCAGACGTTGCCGATGCAGTCGAACAGACCGTATCCGTTCGCCGGGAAGGTGCCGACCGGCGACGTCCCGACCCAGCCCTCGGCGCCAGTGTTGTGCCAAGGGAACGAGCCCTGCCAAGTGTTGGCCAGCAGGCGTCCGCCGGGACGGAGTTCCTCGCCCCATGCATACGTCGTCCCAGGCATGCCGCCCTGGGCGGCGTACTCGAGCTCGGCCTCGGTGGGGAGTCGTTTGCCTGCCCAGGCCGCATACGCCTCGGCGTCCTCCAGCGCGATCTGGACGACTGGATGGTCCTCACGGCCCCGGATCGAGGAGCCTGCCCCGAAAGGCCGGGCCCAGCTCGCGCCGACGCCCCATCTCCACCACTGTCGCCAGTCGTTCAGATCGACCGGGCCGCGGGTCGGAACGAAGACCAGCCCGCCGGGTACGAGCTCAGCGGGGTCGACCCCCGGGAACGCCGCCGGGTCCAGCGGACGTTCGGCCAATGTCACGTATCCCGTCTCGGCCACGAAGGCCGCGTACTGCGAATTCGTGACCGGGTGGACGTCCAGCTCGAAGGCCTCCACGACGCGCTCGTGGACGGGACCTTCCTCGGGATAGAACGCGTCCGAGCCCATCGGGAAGGAGCCTGCTTCGAGACGGACCATCTCCGTCGGCGCTTCGGGCGCGGTCACGCGATCAACAATGCCAGACGCGTCACGCACCGAGCGAGGTCCTAGCAACAGAGAGCAGCCGCGCGCTCTCGGCAATGAGTCGCTGCCTGATCGGAGCCGCCCGCTCCGCGAAAACGCGTTGTGACTCGGCGTACTCCTGCTTGCCGGCTGGAGTCTCGATCCTCACCGGAGACCAGGCGTCACCGTCTCCCAGGTCGAGGTCGCTGAGGTCATACGGGGCGGCACGCATGTCCAGCACCCTGATGTCCCACGCCAGCTCGAAGCAGTCGGCGACCAGCTCAGAGGCGACCATCGGCGAGAGCCGGAACGCGTGCTTGTAGAGGTCCATGCCGGCGTGCAGGCAGGCCGGCTGCTCGTGAGCCGGGCGGTCCTCGCGGCCGGGGGAGAGGGTGTTGAGCGGGCGCGCCGGGGCCGTGAAGAAGCGGTAGGCGTCGAAGTGCGAGCAGGCGATCCGGTGCGACTCGACGACCGCGTCGGTGCCGGCGGGACCGAGCCGCAGCGGCCATTCGGCATGCCGGGTCTCGTCCTCGGCGAGCCGGTAGACCATGGCCCACTCGTGCAGGCCGAAGCACCCGAAGCTGCCTGCCCGCCCGGCGGTCGCGGTGAGCAGCCGGTGCAGGGCCTCGACCAGCGTTCGCTGGGTGGCGACGTACGACGCGCTGACCGCTCCGTCGACGTACCCCTTGAGCCCGGCGTACTTGGGCGCATCGGCCAGCGCCACGCCGTACCCCGGGTGCCACCGCCGCAGCTGCGCCGGCCGGAACGAGTAGTAGGTGAAGAGGAAGTCGAAGACCGGGTGCTTGACCCGCGCCTCACGGCGCTCCAGGTGGGGAGCCAGGAACCGGTCGACCCGTGCGGCGTGCGCGGCCGCCCGGGTCTCCCACACCTCCCGCGGCAGTACCTGCTCCACGATGGTCTCCACGACCGTCAAGCCTAGGCGCGCTCTCCATGACCGACGCCGGACTGGTGCCGGATAGGCTCGCCGGGTGCGCATCGCGAGATTCACGGCTGCCAAGGACGGGCAGAACGAACCGGCCTACGGGGTGGTCACCGGCGACCTCGACCAGTTCGGTCAGCCGGCGGAGGACGCGGTGGTCGTGGAGCTGGCCGGCGACCCGATGTACGTCGGCGTCAGGGTGCTCGAGAAGGAGCACCGGCTGGCCGACGTGAAGCTGCTGGCGCCGGTCCTGCCGCGGAGCAAGGTCGTCGGCGTCGGCAAGAACTACGCCGCCCACGCCGCCGAGATGGGCGGCGACCAGCCGGCCGACCCGCTGCTCTTCCTGAAGCCGAACACGAGCGTGATCGGCCCGAACGACGCGATCCTCTACCCGCAGCAGACCTCCCACCTCAGCTACGAGGGCGAGCTGGCGGTCGTCATCGGCCGGATCTGCCGCGACGTCCCGCCGGAGCAGGCGACCGACGTGATCTTCGGCTACACCGTCGCCAACGACGTGACCGCGCGCGACCTGCAGAAGACCGACAACCAGTGGGCGCGCGCAAAGGGCATGGACACCTTCTGCCCGCTCGGCCCGTGGATCGAGGACGACCTGGACCCCCAGGCATTCATCGACGGCCGCCGGCTGCAGACCTTCCTCAACGGCGACGTCGTCCAGGACGGCACCACCGCCGACATGACCTGGGCCATCCCCAACCTGGTCGCCTACATCTCCGCCGCGATGACCCTCCTGCCCGGCGACGTGATCCTCACCGGCACCCCCGAGGGCGTCGGCCCGATGGAGCCCGGCGATGAGGTCGAGGTGTTCGTCGAGGGCCTCGGCGCGCTCACGAACACGGTGGCGAGGCGCTGAGCAGCACCGATCTGAACATCCGAACAGATCCGAACCGACCGAACTGAGAGTGGAACCTTGACCGACGCACCCGTCGACAGCCGGCCCGTCCGGGTCCGGATGGCACCCTCCCCGACCGGCAGCCCGCACGTCGGCCTGGTCCGCACCGCGCTCTACAACTGGGCGTTCGCGCGGCACCACGGCGGCACGTTCGTGTTCCGCATCGAGGACACCGACGCCGCGCGCAACACCGAGGAGTCCTACGCCTCGCTGATCGAGCTGATGCACTGGCTCGGGCTCGACTGGGACGAGGGTCCGGAGGTCGGGGGTCCGTTCGCGCCCTACCGGCAGAGCGAGCGCGGCGACCTCTACGCGGACGCACTCGACCGGCTGCGGGCCTCGTCGTACACGTATGACTGCTACTGCACCAACGAGGAGGTCGACGCCCGGCGCAAGGCGTCCGGCTCCAAGGTGATGGGCTACGACGGCTTCTGCCGCGAGCTCACCGACGACCAGGTCGCCGCGTTCGAGGCCGACGGGCGGCGACCCGTCGTGCGGTTCCGGATGCCGGACGGCACCATCACCTGGGACGACCTGGTGCGGGGCGAGATCAGCTTCGAGACCCAGTTCGTGCCGGACTTCGCGCTCTGCCGGGCCAACGGCGAGCCGCTCTACACGCTGGTCAACCCCGTCGACGACGCGCTGATGGAGATCACCCACGTCCTGCGCGGCGAGGACCTGCTGTCCTCGACGCCGCGCCAGATCGCGCTGTACGACGCGCTCATCGAGCTCGGCCTCACCGACTTCACCCCGCGCTTCGGGCACCTGCCGTACGTGATGGGGGAGGGCAACAAGAAGCTCTCCAAGCGCGACCCGCAGGCGCACGCGCTCGCCTACCGCGACGGTGGCTTCCTGCCGGAGGGCCTGCTCAACTACCTCGCCCTGCTCGGCTGGTCGATCGCCGCCGACCGTGACGTCTTCTCCCTGTCGGAGATGGTCGACGCGTTCGAGATCGGAGACGTCAACCCCAACCCGGCGCGCTTCGACCTCAAGAAGGCGGAGGCCATCAACGCCGCCCACATGCGACTCCTCTCGATCGAAGACATCACGCACCGCGCGCTGCCGTTCCTCAAGCGGGACGGGGTGGTCGGCGATCCCGTGCATGACGCCGATGCGCAGCTGCTCGAGCTGGCGATGCCGCTCGTCGCCGAGCGGATCAACAAGCTGACCGAGGTCCCGGACATGCTCGCGTTCCTCTTCCTCGACGAGGAGGCGTTCACCGTCGACCCGGCCGACGCCGAGAAGATGCTCGACGAGACCGGGAAGGGCGTCGTGAAGGCGGCGCACGACGCGCTCGTCGACCTGCACCCGTGGTCCACCGATGCCATCCAGACCGCCCTCCAGCAGGCGCTGGTCGAGGACCTCGGGCTGAAACCGCGCGTCGCGTTCGGCCCGGTCCGGGTCGCCGTGACCGGCAAGCGGATCTCGCCGCCGCTGTTCGAGTCGCTGGAGCTGCTCGGCCACGACCGCAGCGTCGGACGTCTGCAGCGTGCCCTCGGCTGATCCCGGCCCGTCCGGGCTTCGCTACCACCAGCTGCACCGGCTCGGATGGTCGAGCTGGCCGCGCGCGGTGCTCGGCGTGCTCGGCATGGTCCTCGCCCTGATGGTGGTGGTGCCGGTCCTGCTCACCGGGACCTACGACGGCATCCTCGGTGAGCCGTTCGGCGAGCTCAGCATCGACCCGTTGACGCCCGTCGGGCTCGTGCTGGTCTGCCTGAGCCTCGCGGCGGCGGTCCCGGTCGTGATCGCAGCCACCCGGCTGGCACAAGGGCTGCCCGGCGGCTGGATCATCTCGGTTGTCGGCCGCCTGCGGTGGGGCTGGCTGCTGACCTGCATGGGGCTGGCGCTGCTCGCGCTGGGAGGGGCACTGCTGCTCGCTCTCGTCCTCCCGGAGCACGGCGGCGCGGCGGTCGAGGGCGCGGTCAACGACGCCACGGACCGGACGGTCGCGTTCGCGCTGATCATCCTGCTGCTCATCCCGCTGCAGGCGGCGGGGGAGGAGTACGCCTTCCGCGGCTACCTGACCCAGGCGGTCGGGGGTCTGGTGGCGGGTCGGGCCGGTACGGCGGTCGCGGTCGTCGTACCCGCGTTCTTGTTCGCCCTCGCCCACGGCGCGCAGGACGCGCCGGTTTTCATCGACCGGTTCGCGTTCGGAGTCGTGGCCGGCGTGCTGGTGATCGCCACCGGCGGACTCGAGGCAGGGATCGCGATGCACGTGCTCAACAACTGGGTGGTCTTCGGTCTCTCGTTGGCCTTCGGCAACATCGACGAGGCGCTCGCGCCCATTGCAGGCACCTGGTGGATGCTGCCCGGCACCCTCGTCCAGTCGCTGGGCTACCTCGCGCTGGTGGCGTGGGTGGCGCGCCGGCGGCACCTGGAGACGACGACCCGGGAGGTCGTTTTGGAGCCGAAACCGCCGCGCGTGTAAGGTTTCTCGTCGGCTCCCGGACCATCCGGATCGGGCGCCGAACACCAGCAAAACAGTGGTCTATGGTGTAATTGGCAGCACGACTGGTTCTGGTCCAGTTAGTCTAGGTTCGAGTCCTAGTAGACCAGCGAGTTCTCGCGTGAACAGCGTCTGGACGGGGCACGATTTGGCCGCTCAGGACCGGGATCGCTAGAGTTCCGCAGGTTGCTTTCCAGCAACCATCCGTTAAGTCGGGCCCCCGTTGTGTAGCGGCCTAGCACGCCGCCCTCTCAAGGCGGTAGCGCCGGTTCGAATCCGGTCGGGGGTACAAGTCCGAAGCGGCTCCAACCAGCGAACACGCTGGGAGGGGCCGCTTCTTCATTTCCGTCAGATCCGGCTCGGACAACACTGGGGCAACGCGGGGCAACGCTCCCAGGCCGTTGCGACGCCGTTGCGCGACGGTCCTGATGGCGTTCCCGCCGTGGCCAGCGTCTGCGTGGCCCGGTGAGGGCCAGGTTCGGTTCGCGAGGTGAGGTGCCACCGGCGGGCCGCTCCGCACTCCGAAGTGTCAATAGACATCGGTGACTATCGGGAATCACAAGGCGTAGTCCGTTCGGGCCGTCTTGCGCTGCATTTCGAGGCATTGCCCTGCGGCGACACCGGGAGTAGACAGGCGGCACTCGGAGAAATTTCGGCTTCACCTTTCGCGTGGGCGTGGAAGACCGCCTCGGCAGATCAACCGTTTGCCAGGTCGGGGCAGCGGGTCACGTCGCACACAGCCAACCGGTCGAGGTGCCCATGACCGTGCCCGTTTTGAGTCATGCCCGTCATGGGTTGCGCCGCGAGCCGGCCACGGGTCGGTCCCTGGGCTCGCCTGTGGTCTGGGCGGCGGTGTTGCTGCCGGCTCTGGCGGGATATTCCGCAGGTTGCGCTGGCGGCGACGAGGGAGCCGGCCGGTCGCCTGCGCCGACCGGTTTGTCGCCGAGCGCCACGGAGGTGTCGAGCTCCGGGCAGACATCGGACCCAACGAATGACGGACTCCGGCCGACCCGCGTTCCGGTTGGGGTGTGGGCCGGCGAGCAACTCATCCTGACTGTGACACCGGCAGGGGCGACCGCTGAGTTCGAGTGTGCCGCCGGCAGGGTCGAAGAGCCGTTGTCGCTCGATAGCGGGCGACGCTTCGACGTCCCCGGAACCTATGCCGACCAGCCCGGCGGTCCGGTGCCGAGCGGGTCCACGTCGGCGGCGCTGCCCGCTCGGTACCGCGGCCAGCTGAGGGATGCGCGCCACCTCGTGCTGACCGTGGTGCTGCCCAGGTCTGGCACGACCCAGGGGCCATTCGAGCTCGAGCTTGGCGGCGCTGACGTGCTCCAGCGCTGTGTCTGAACGATCAAGAAACTAGGAGACGAGGAACAGATGAATCGACGACCGACTATGACTCGAAGGTTTGGCTCTATCGCAGCCGCGCTCCTGGGAGTTGCGGCCACGTCCTTGGCCGTGCTCACCCCGACGCTGGTGCCGACCGCCACGGCTGCTGACGTCTCGGGTGTGGCGACCATGGGTCTGAACATCGAGATCAGCCAGCAGAACGCCGCCGCGGGGGGCAGCGGGTCGATCCCGCCTGACACGATGGGAGCGGTCGGCCCGAACCACATCGTGGAGATGATCAACGGCAACTTCGAGATCTTCAACAAGACGACCGGTGCCTCGGTGGAGGACAGGAGCCTGAACAGCTTCTGGACCAACCGCGTGGGCGTGCCCGCGTTCACCTTGGGGCGGGTCTTCGACCCGCGGATCGTCTATGACCCGGTGAGCGAGCGGTGGTTCGCCACGGTGATCGACGACGACGTCGACTCGACGGTCCCTCCCGACGGCGTGAACGAGCAGTCGAACAACCTGTACGTCGGTCGTAGCGACACCTCCGATCCGACGGGTGACTGGGACGGTCTGCAGATCGATGCCGACACCGTGGGTGCGGAGGAGTTCCATGACTACGAGACCCTCGGCCTGGATGCCGACGGGTTGTACTCGTGCACCCAGGACTTCGTCGGTGGTGGCAACGAGTCGTGCTACTCGATCCCCAAGGCGGACCTGCTGCAGGCGACCCCCACCGCCGCAAACATGACGCGGTTTGAGGCTACGCCCGCTGGATTGCCTGCAACCGACGGGTCATGGCAGCCGGCTTTGGACTTCGGTCTCTCCGACGGCCGTGCGGCGCTGCTGGGCTCGACTGGCACCGCGCTGCAGCGCACGAACATCTTCGGCGCCGCCGGCCCGGGGGCGACGCTGGGCACCCCGGTGCCGATCGCCGGCGATCCCGGGCACGCCAGCCCGCCGGCGGCGCGGCAGCCCGACGACGCTGACACCGGCGACGGCATCGAGACCCTCGAGAACGTGGCGCCGCGCTTCGTCGGCAACGTCATCGAGGTCGGCAACAGCCTGTGGGCGGCGCACTCCGTGCGGGGCAGCACACCCAACAACGCGGCGGTGCGGTGGTACGAGATCAACGAGACCACCAACACTGTGATCCAGACCGGCCTGATCGACGACCCGAACCGGGACTTCCACGAACCGTCGATCACCGTCAACGACCACGGCGACGTGGTGGTCGGCTACACCTGCTCGGGCCCCACGCTCGCGGCCAGCGTCTGCGTGTCACTTGGCACAACGACCGGCGGGGTGACCACCTTCCAACCGCCGGCCATCCTCGCCACCGGCAACGGGTTCTACTACAACGACTCGTGCAACCCCGCGGCACCCGGATCGACGTGCACCGAACGAAACCGGTGGGGTGACTACAGCGCCACCGTGATCGACCCCGTCGACCCGTGCAGCTTCTGGACCTTCCAGGAGTACGTGTCCGTCGGGGGCACCGGGGACGTCGGACCCGCCCCGGACACCGCCCAGAGCGGCCTGTGGGGTACCCGCGTGACGAAGTTGACCTTCGACGACTGCGTGGCCGACACCGCCGTTCAGGCCGACCTCGGCGTGGTCAAGGAGTGCAAGCCCGACGTTGCGATGCCTGCGGGCGAGACCGGGATCTGCGACATCGTGGTGACGAACTTCGGCCCGAACGCCGCGGAGGCGGTGAAGCTCGTCGACCGGCACGTCAGCAACGGCACGTTCGCGTTCGGCACCATCACCACGAGTGCGGGCAGTTGCACATCGACACCGGATCCGCAGGTCCAGCAGGGCACGGTCACCTGCAACCTGGGCACCGTTGGCGCAGGCGACTCAGTGATCATCCGGGTGGAGGTGACAGCCGACGAGCCGCAGGACATCAACGACGTCGCCACGGTCACGAGCACGACTG includes these proteins:
- a CDS encoding 3-methyladenine DNA glycosylase, coding for METIVEQVLPREVWETRAAAHAARVDRFLAPHLERREARVKHPVFDFLFTYYSFRPAQLRRWHPGYGVALADAPKYAGLKGYVDGAVSASYVATQRTLVEALHRLLTATAGRAGSFGCFGLHEWAMVYRLAEDETRHAEWPLRLGPAGTDAVVESHRIACSHFDAYRFFTAPARPLNTLSPGREDRPAHEQPACLHAGMDLYKHAFRLSPMVASELVADCFELAWDIRVLDMRAAPYDLSDLDLGDGDAWSPVRIETPAGKQEYAESQRVFAERAAPIRQRLIAESARLLSVARTSLGA
- a CDS encoding DUF11 domain-containing protein is translated as MLTPTLVPTATAADVSGVATMGLNIEISQQNAAAGGSGSIPPDTMGAVGPNHIVEMINGNFEIFNKTTGASVEDRSLNSFWTNRVGVPAFTLGRVFDPRIVYDPVSERWFATVIDDDVDSTVPPDGVNEQSNNLYVGRSDTSDPTGDWDGLQIDADTVGAEEFHDYETLGLDADGLYSCTQDFVGGGNESCYSIPKADLLQATPTAANMTRFEATPAGLPATDGSWQPALDFGLSDGRAALLGSTGTALQRTNIFGAAGPGATLGTPVPIAGDPGHASPPAARQPDDADTGDGIETLENVAPRFVGNVIEVGNSLWAAHSVRGSTPNNAAVRWYEINETTNTVIQTGLIDDPNRDFHEPSITVNDHGDVVVGYTCSGPTLAASVCVSLGTTTGGVTTFQPPAILATGNGFYYNDSCNPAAPGSTCTERNRWGDYSATVIDPVDPCSFWTFQEYVSVGGTGDVGPAPDTAQSGLWGTRVTKLTFDDCVADTAVQADLGVVKECKPDVAMPAGETGICDIVVTNFGPNAAEAVKLVDRHVSNGTFAFGTITTSAGSCTSTPDPQVQQGTVTCNLGTVGAGDSVIIRVEVTADEPQDINDVATVTSTTADPDLSNNQARDGIEVIAAADLSITKTGDLNGTAGSQITYTIGVDNAGPSAARGVKVVDVLPAGVTFTSATADVGSFTLNGQVLTWNLGNVAPGDPVREIDITVKIKPNATGQLENTAEVDSTVLDPDTSNNRVTFTTAVSATAGLAITKTDTPDPVSAGQELVYTLQVSNGGPSTAVDVVVVDTLPAGTTLVSAVGGTGSTACALSGPGVVSCDIGDLDPGQSVTIFITVKVNANVPSGTVLVNTAEATSPTDPDGAEVTTETTVQTQAELWIEKTGVKPAGNPAGALVYRITVHNKAGMAPDDTPTSGAGGPSDALNVVTVDTLPLTPKKLIVQHLTPSCTYSAATHKVTCTTARVPAGTAVTYEIQVQIKGSVGSIQNRATVSSSTPDPVLDNNTDTVTNTVQGSTGKK
- a CDS encoding formylglycine-generating enzyme family protein, coding for MVRLEAGSFPMGSDAFYPEEGPVHERVVEAFELDVHPVTNSQYAAFVAETGYVTLAERPLDPAAFPGVDPAELVPGGLVFVPTRGPVDLNDWRQWWRWGVGASWARPFGAGSSIRGREDHPVVQIALEDAEAYAAWAGKRLPTEAELEYAAQGGMPGTTYAWGEELRPGGRLLANTWQGSFPWHNTGAEGWVGTSPVGTFPANGYGLFDCIGNVWEWTTDFYTERHAPAESAQQPLDLLATNGCDDNCRCGPTSRDEARAVASAEPGSTIPRRVLKGGSHLCAPEYCLRYRPAARSPQADDTATTHIGFRCAR
- a CDS encoding fumarylacetoacetate hydrolase family protein, with amino-acid sequence MRIARFTAAKDGQNEPAYGVVTGDLDQFGQPAEDAVVVELAGDPMYVGVRVLEKEHRLADVKLLAPVLPRSKVVGVGKNYAAHAAEMGGDQPADPLLFLKPNTSVIGPNDAILYPQQTSHLSYEGELAVVIGRICRDVPPEQATDVIFGYTVANDVTARDLQKTDNQWARAKGMDTFCPLGPWIEDDLDPQAFIDGRRLQTFLNGDVVQDGTTADMTWAIPNLVAYISAAMTLLPGDVILTGTPEGVGPMEPGDEVEVFVEGLGALTNTVARR
- a CDS encoding CPBP family intramembrane glutamic endopeptidase, which produces MPSADPGPSGLRYHQLHRLGWSSWPRAVLGVLGMVLALMVVVPVLLTGTYDGILGEPFGELSIDPLTPVGLVLVCLSLAAAVPVVIAATRLAQGLPGGWIISVVGRLRWGWLLTCMGLALLALGGALLLALVLPEHGGAAVEGAVNDATDRTVAFALIILLLIPLQAAGEEYAFRGYLTQAVGGLVAGRAGTAVAVVVPAFLFALAHGAQDAPVFIDRFAFGVVAGVLVIATGGLEAGIAMHVLNNWVVFGLSLAFGNIDEALAPIAGTWWMLPGTLVQSLGYLALVAWVARRRHLETTTREVVLEPKPPRV
- the gltX gene encoding glutamate--tRNA ligase; translation: MAPSPTGSPHVGLVRTALYNWAFARHHGGTFVFRIEDTDAARNTEESYASLIELMHWLGLDWDEGPEVGGPFAPYRQSERGDLYADALDRLRASSYTYDCYCTNEEVDARRKASGSKVMGYDGFCRELTDDQVAAFEADGRRPVVRFRMPDGTITWDDLVRGEISFETQFVPDFALCRANGEPLYTLVNPVDDALMEITHVLRGEDLLSSTPRQIALYDALIELGLTDFTPRFGHLPYVMGEGNKKLSKRDPQAHALAYRDGGFLPEGLLNYLALLGWSIAADRDVFSLSEMVDAFEIGDVNPNPARFDLKKAEAINAAHMRLLSIEDITHRALPFLKRDGVVGDPVHDADAQLLELAMPLVAERINKLTEVPDMLAFLFLDEEAFTVDPADAEKMLDETGKGVVKAAHDALVDLHPWSTDAIQTALQQALVEDLGLKPRVAFGPVRVAVTGKRISPPLFESLELLGHDRSVGRLQRALG